Proteins found in one Triticum urartu cultivar G1812 chromosome 4, Tu2.1, whole genome shotgun sequence genomic segment:
- the LOC125551326 gene encoding translationally-controlled tumor protein homolog, with product MLVYQDKLSGDELLSDSFPYRELENGVLWEVDGHWVVQGAVDVDIGANPSAEGGGDDEGVDDQAVKVVDIVDTFRLQEQPAFDKKQFISHMKRYIKNLSAKLEGDDLDAFKKNVESATKYLLSKLKDLQFFVGESMHDDGGVVFAYYKEGAADPTFLYFAHGLKEVKC from the exons ATGCTCGTGTACCAGGACAAGCTTTCCG GCGACGAGCTTCTGTCGGATTCGTTCCCGTACAGGGAGCTGGAGAACGGCGTGCTCTGGGAAGTCGATGGCCAC TGGGTCGTTCAAGGAGCAGTTGATGTGGACATTGGAGCCAATCCCTCTGCTGAGGGTGGTGGTGATGATGAGGGTGTTGATGACCAGGCCGTGAAGGTGGTTGACATTGTTGACACCTTCCGTCTTCAG GAGCAACCTGCTTTTGACAAGAAGCAGTTTATCTCTCACATGAAGCGCTACATCAAGAACCTCTCTGCCAAGCTTGAAGGGGATGACCTAGATGCTTTCAAGAAGAATGTTGAGTCTGCCACAAAGTATCTTCTTAGCAAGCTCAAGGACCTTCAGTT CTTTGTTGGCGAGAGCATGCATGATGATGGCGGCGTGGTGTTCGCCTACTACAAGGAGGGAGCTGCTGATCCAACTTTCCTGTACTTTGCACATGGGCTGAAAGAGGTCAAGTGCTAA